The proteins below come from a single Parageobacillus thermoglucosidasius genomic window:
- a CDS encoding DUF2639 domain-containing protein, with amino-acid sequence MAYFGSKGWLVQQLKEAGIRWHPMERKKIETYKAAILYGLYQKYVKKIR; translated from the coding sequence ATGGCTTACTTCGGCTCGAAAGGATGGCTCGTCCAACAATTAAAAGAGGCGGGAATTCGTTGGCATCCTATGGAAAGGAAAAAAATTGAAACATATAAAGCGGCGATTTTATACGGACTGTACCAAAAATACGTCAAGAAAATCCGCTAA
- a CDS encoding GntR family transcriptional regulator, producing MFELDFRSRQPIYEQLVEKMKEMIIHEIWKPNEQLPSVRMLAKQLTINPNTIQKAYRELEHQGFIYSIPGKGNFVSPQPKTASEEKIEAIRRDIVRLAAEALFLGVAKEEVLQWIEQAEQGERGGKTNDSFDECHKNV from the coding sequence ATGTTTGAGCTAGATTTCCGCAGCCGCCAGCCGATTTACGAACAGCTTGTCGAAAAAATGAAAGAAATGATCATCCACGAAATATGGAAACCCAATGAACAGCTGCCATCGGTGCGCATGCTTGCCAAACAGTTGACGATCAACCCGAACACAATTCAAAAAGCGTATCGGGAATTAGAACACCAAGGGTTTATTTATTCGATTCCGGGAAAGGGCAACTTCGTTTCTCCGCAGCCAAAAACAGCAAGCGAGGAAAAAATCGAAGCGATTCGCCGCGATATCGTCCGTCTGGCTGCTGAAGCGCTTTTTTTAGGGGTGGCAAAAGAAGAAGTGTTGCAATGGATCGAACAAGCGGAACAAGGGGAGAGAGGAGGAAAAACAAATGATTCATTTGACGAATGTCACAAAAACGTTTGA
- a CDS encoding DMT family transporter, translating to MKNTLFGSFFLSLAASIWGGMYVVSKYVLDFIPPFTLVWLRYAIAFIVLFGVLKFHEHKTKMRLSIRKQDWLLLGWIGFIGYFVSISLQFTGTKLSDAHTGALITSATPAFIVLFARFVLNEPITLKKAVALLLASIGVVIVIGLDDRGGQSFSGNMMLVGAALTWALLSVYVKVASARFSALVITTYAILFALLFTTPVMLWELHEPFVSLPDMIVVFGVLYLGIISTAGAFFLWNKGMEMMDAGIGSLFFFFQPLVGAVFGFLFLQEQITASFYLGGLLIIIGVFIAVMPPIHQRQPKEGENHDRSSF from the coding sequence ATGAAAAATACGTTGTTCGGCTCCTTCTTTTTATCACTAGCAGCCAGTATTTGGGGTGGAATGTATGTTGTCAGCAAATATGTCCTTGATTTCATCCCGCCGTTTACGCTAGTGTGGCTTCGCTATGCCATCGCGTTTATTGTTTTATTCGGGGTATTGAAATTTCACGAGCATAAAACGAAAATGAGGCTATCCATTCGCAAACAGGATTGGCTTTTGCTAGGGTGGATCGGTTTTATCGGTTATTTTGTTTCGATATCATTGCAATTTACCGGAACAAAATTATCCGATGCACATACAGGGGCGTTAATCACGTCGGCAACGCCGGCGTTTATTGTTTTGTTTGCCAGATTTGTCTTAAATGAGCCGATCACCTTGAAAAAAGCGGTCGCTCTTTTGCTGGCTTCCATCGGGGTTGTCATCGTCATCGGTTTGGACGATCGCGGAGGGCAGTCATTTTCGGGAAATATGATGCTCGTTGGGGCGGCGCTGACATGGGCGCTTTTATCGGTGTACGTGAAAGTGGCTTCGGCTCGCTTTTCGGCATTGGTGATCACGACATATGCTATTTTGTTTGCCTTATTATTCACTACTCCGGTTATGCTGTGGGAGCTGCATGAACCATTTGTCTCTCTTCCCGACATGATCGTCGTATTTGGGGTCCTTTACCTTGGGATTATTTCGACCGCTGGGGCGTTTTTTCTCTGGAATAAAGGAATGGAAATGATGGATGCCGGGATTGGCTCATTATTTTTCTTTTTTCAGCCGCTCGTCGGCGCTGTGTTTGGCTTTTTGTTTTTACAGGAACAGATAACCGCTTCGTTTTATTTAGGCGGATTGCTGATTATCATAGGGGTGTTTATTGCCGTTATGCCTCCTATCCATCAACGCCAGCCAAAAGAAGGGGAGAATCATGACCGTTCAAGTTTCTAA
- a CDS encoding DUF6501 family protein: MIHYTWLNRPTLKKVKCVHTNAEKYIVDHVLTPGKTYEVKNETEEFYFIIDNTGKIGGFYKDYFEEVQEAK, translated from the coding sequence ATGATTCATTACACTTGGTTGAACCGCCCAACGTTAAAAAAAGTGAAATGTGTACATACAAACGCGGAAAAATATATCGTTGACCATGTGCTGACGCCAGGGAAAACATATGAAGTGAAAAACGAAACAGAAGAATTTTATTTTATTATTGATAACACCGGGAAAATCGGCGGGTTTTATAAAGACTATTTCGAGGAAGTGCAAGAGGCGAAGTAA
- a CDS encoding ABC transporter ATP-binding protein: protein MIHLTNVTKTFDRFQAVHGVNMTVQKGRIYGLLGSNGAGKTTLLKMMAGIIRPDHGTVLIDGEEVWENPRIKQRILFLPDHVYFFPNTTIEQMAAFYESIYPSFHRERFTKLQELFLLDPRKKIHQFSKGMQRQAAFWLAFSTMPDVLIMDEPLDGLDAVIRQKVKNIIVQEVAEREMTVVISSHNLREMEDLCDCIGVLHSGEMLFEKELDVMKTDIHKIQVAFRNGIPKQFAEQLNIVYKEERGSVLLLIVRGEKQEIISHIQPFQPLIFDILPLTLEEIFIYEMGDAGYAIENIIV, encoded by the coding sequence ATGATTCATTTGACGAATGTCACAAAAACGTTTGACCGTTTTCAAGCGGTTCACGGAGTGAATATGACGGTGCAAAAAGGAAGAATTTACGGACTGCTTGGCTCCAATGGCGCCGGGAAAACGACATTGCTGAAGATGATGGCCGGGATTATTCGTCCTGATCACGGCACGGTGCTCATTGACGGGGAAGAGGTATGGGAAAATCCAAGAATAAAACAGCGAATCTTGTTTTTGCCGGATCACGTATACTTTTTTCCGAACACGACAATCGAGCAAATGGCTGCGTTCTACGAAAGCATCTATCCGTCCTTTCATCGGGAGCGGTTTACGAAATTACAAGAACTATTTTTGCTTGACCCGCGCAAAAAAATTCATCAGTTTTCGAAGGGAATGCAGCGCCAGGCCGCGTTTTGGCTCGCCTTTTCCACAATGCCGGACGTGCTTATCATGGATGAGCCGCTGGATGGACTCGATGCCGTCATTCGGCAAAAAGTAAAAAACATTATTGTTCAAGAAGTTGCTGAGCGGGAAATGACAGTGGTCATTTCTTCGCATAACCTGCGGGAGATGGAAGATCTTTGCGACTGCATCGGCGTTTTACACAGCGGTGAAATGCTGTTTGAAAAAGAACTGGATGTGATGAAAACCGATATCCATAAAATTCAAGTTGCTTTTCGCAATGGAATTCCAAAGCAATTTGCCGAGCAGCTTAATATCGTTTACAAAGAGGAGCGCGGCAGCGTCCTGCTTCTTATTGTGCGCGGCGAAAAGCAAGAAATTATTTCCCATATTCAGCCGTTTCAGCCGCTTATTTTTGATATCTTGCCGCTTACGCTTGAAGAAATTTTCATTTACGAAATGGGGGATGCCGGCTATGCCATTGAAAATATTATCGTTTAA
- a CDS encoding sensor histidine kinase codes for MGAYINQHVLNNLFYILVSVFVFYFIYDHGEIFKKRTSYRNALLTACMGFPIILCMKFPIYIDEQCVHDFRQIPFLIGTLYGGGIVGFILLLILLAARSLIYGFEYITAIVYMTMLIATALMAPTFHALKRSNKLSMSVWLTFFLAVLVTLLAIIIADFPVTHSYIVYFILLPPIGMLFIVYIIETLKEAMIMRSKLVKIEKMEVVSQLAASISHEIRNPLTVVKGFIQLLKTPSLPQNTKDRYIQIALDEINRAEAIINDYLTFAKPTSDKVECLMVNEELQKVVQMLAPMAHMNSIEIVKKLEPGAIVGNIQYFQQCFLNLLKNSIEAMPNGGTLTISSRLHGNHVIITIKDTGVGMTAEQVNRFGEPYFSTKDKGTGLGTMVAVKTIQAMQGKLHIESEVNKGTTLTITFPKAAD; via the coding sequence ATGGGTGCTTATATCAACCAGCACGTGTTAAACAATTTGTTTTATATTTTGGTAAGCGTGTTTGTTTTTTACTTTATTTATGATCATGGCGAGATATTTAAAAAGCGAACATCCTATAGAAACGCCCTTCTCACTGCCTGCATGGGGTTTCCCATCATTTTATGCATGAAGTTTCCTATTTATATTGATGAACAGTGCGTCCATGATTTCCGCCAAATTCCTTTTCTGATCGGCACGCTGTACGGCGGGGGGATCGTTGGCTTTATTTTGCTGCTGATTTTATTGGCTGCTCGTTCTCTGATTTACGGGTTTGAATATATTACGGCAATTGTGTATATGACGATGTTGATTGCCACAGCTCTCATGGCGCCAACCTTCCATGCATTAAAACGTTCCAACAAGCTGTCGATGTCAGTCTGGCTGACCTTTTTTCTGGCGGTTCTCGTCACGCTTCTCGCCATCATCATCGCTGATTTTCCTGTGACGCATTCTTATATTGTTTATTTCATTTTGCTTCCTCCGATTGGGATGCTGTTTATCGTGTACATTATTGAAACATTAAAAGAGGCAATGATCATGCGCTCCAAACTTGTTAAAATCGAGAAAATGGAAGTGGTCAGCCAGCTCGCCGCCAGCATTTCGCATGAAATTCGCAATCCATTAACCGTTGTTAAAGGATTTATTCAATTATTAAAAACCCCTTCACTTCCGCAAAATACAAAAGACCGGTACATTCAAATCGCTTTAGATGAAATTAACCGGGCGGAAGCGATTATTAACGATTATTTAACATTTGCCAAACCAACATCTGACAAAGTGGAATGCCTCATGGTCAATGAAGAATTGCAAAAGGTTGTACAAATGTTGGCGCCAATGGCTCATATGAACTCGATTGAAATCGTTAAAAAGCTGGAACCCGGCGCAATTGTTGGAAACATTCAATACTTTCAACAATGTTTTTTGAATTTACTCAAAAACAGCATCGAAGCCATGCCAAACGGAGGGACATTGACGATTTCGTCCCGCTTGCATGGCAATCATGTCATCATAACGATTAAAGACACCGGCGTGGGAATGACGGCGGAACAAGTGAACCGGTTTGGCGAACCATACTTTAGCACCAAAGATAAAGGAACCGGCCTTGGCACCATGGTGGCAGTCAAGACGATACAAGCAATGCAAGGAAAGCTGCATATCGAAAGTGAAGTAAATAAAGGAACTACATTAACGATTACGTTCCCTAAAGCTGCGGACTAA
- a CDS encoding spore germination protein yields MPIPIRAPQNRNNANDHSSLETLIISEQTLRDHFSRCKDVAILTATIQPDETASSALTLVFAYCEELCDTQQMRQVIFPMFHEMCRQYPCHSVDEIEANKLLPMELLGKEVLIDDLDYHLFSGDLLVYFQKADVLYSLTLANPPNRDPEEPNTEVSIRGPKDGFIEEISKNVALIRKRIKSYKLCYEQFIVGTRSQTRVGLMYIDDIANREMIHEVKKRILQLNIDSIMSTNQLEELIGDKRFSLFPLFAYTGRPDFAANSLLNGRFVILIDGAPTVIIGPGNLMFLLNTSEDNVTTPIFVVFQRLLRFMGISLAIYLPGFWTALLSFHPGEIPFTLLGTVVLSRQGVPLPVPLEMFIMVVLFEIFKEAGMRLPLAIGQTLSVVGGLIIGQSAVNAGLFTPGSLVVAAISVIAAFTLVNQNLSGTVTLLRFIVLAASSVLGLFGFIASLFFLLTYVVNLKTFGIPYLTPLSPPTMDIFKILIPNGWKIFKKRAGLVKPKDDTPRGEAN; encoded by the coding sequence ATGCCAATTCCTATTAGAGCCCCGCAAAACAGAAATAACGCCAATGATCATAGCAGTTTGGAGACGCTCATCATTTCCGAGCAAACTTTGCGCGATCATTTTTCTCGTTGTAAAGATGTCGCAATTCTTACTGCGACGATTCAACCCGACGAAACCGCTAGCAGCGCGCTCACCTTAGTGTTCGCCTATTGCGAGGAGCTGTGTGACACCCAACAGATGAGACAAGTGATATTTCCGATGTTTCACGAAATGTGCCGTCAATATCCTTGCCATTCCGTGGATGAAATTGAAGCAAACAAACTGCTGCCAATGGAGTTGCTTGGAAAAGAAGTGCTTATCGATGATCTGGACTATCATCTCTTTAGCGGCGATTTATTAGTCTATTTTCAGAAAGCCGATGTTTTATATTCCCTCACGCTTGCCAATCCGCCGAACCGCGATCCGGAAGAACCAAATACGGAGGTATCCATCCGCGGTCCGAAAGATGGCTTTATTGAGGAAATTTCGAAAAACGTCGCACTCATCCGCAAGCGGATAAAATCTTATAAGCTCTGCTACGAACAATTTATCGTCGGAACAAGAAGCCAAACAAGAGTGGGATTAATGTATATCGATGACATCGCAAATCGCGAAATGATTCATGAAGTGAAAAAAAGAATTTTGCAGTTAAATATTGATTCCATTATGAGCACCAATCAGTTGGAAGAACTGATTGGCGATAAACGTTTCTCGCTGTTTCCTTTGTTTGCCTACACAGGACGCCCAGATTTTGCGGCAAATAGTTTATTGAATGGAAGATTTGTCATCTTGATAGACGGGGCGCCCACCGTCATCATCGGTCCGGGAAACTTAATGTTTTTGCTGAATACATCGGAAGATAACGTTACAACACCTATCTTTGTCGTTTTTCAGAGACTCCTTCGCTTCATGGGAATTTCGTTGGCTATTTATTTGCCCGGATTTTGGACCGCCTTATTATCGTTCCATCCTGGAGAAATACCATTCACTCTCTTAGGAACAGTTGTGCTGTCCAGACAGGGAGTGCCGCTGCCTGTCCCACTGGAAATGTTTATCATGGTCGTGTTATTCGAAATCTTTAAAGAAGCGGGCATGCGCCTGCCGTTAGCGATCGGGCAAACGTTATCAGTTGTCGGCGGATTGATTATCGGACAATCAGCGGTCAACGCTGGCTTATTTACACCGGGAAGCCTTGTCGTTGCCGCCATTTCCGTTATCGCTGCGTTTACGTTAGTGAATCAAAATTTGTCAGGAACTGTGACGTTATTGCGTTTTATTGTTTTAGCTGCTTCTTCTGTATTAGGGTTATTTGGGTTTATCGCTTCTTTATTTTTCCTTTTGACATATGTAGTGAATTTAAAAACATTTGGAATCCCGTATCTTACTCCGCTCTCTCCTCCAACCATGGATATTTTCAAAATCTTAATTCCGAATGGCTGGAAAATATTCAAAAAAAGAGCGGGATTGGTAAAACCGAAAGATGATACCCCAAGGGGGGAAGCAAATTGA
- a CDS encoding DMT family transporter: MTVQVSNRAKGLMMVITGAALWGLSGIAAQVLFQEKQITAQWLVVVRMMMAGSALLLFAVCKWMTIFSIWRDGKSIVRLLLFGLIGMLGVQYTYFASIATGNAAIATLLQYLAPVYVVLYDIVAKRHRPAKEVMLAVILALLGTFLLITNGSTGELKVPLASVGWGILSGIALAFYTLSSAQMLKKWDSIIIVGWGMVIGGGGMCLVFPPFPLPEAVRWDEETWLLILFVVVFGTLFAFLLFVESIRYLSPAESSVLSSVEPLSSIIASIAFLHVPFSLFQAIGAVCVIATVFLLSSKKEKQLSQPT; encoded by the coding sequence ATGACCGTTCAAGTTTCTAACCGAGCCAAAGGATTAATGATGGTTATCACTGGCGCGGCGCTTTGGGGATTATCGGGAATAGCGGCGCAAGTGTTATTTCAGGAAAAGCAAATAACCGCACAATGGCTTGTCGTTGTGCGAATGATGATGGCGGGAAGCGCGCTGCTGTTGTTTGCTGTATGCAAATGGATGACTATATTTTCGATCTGGAGAGATGGAAAAAGTATCGTACGCTTATTGTTGTTTGGATTGATCGGCATGCTTGGAGTGCAATATACCTATTTTGCGTCGATCGCCACGGGCAATGCCGCTATCGCGACATTATTGCAATATTTAGCTCCTGTCTATGTCGTGTTATACGACATAGTGGCGAAAAGGCATCGCCCGGCGAAAGAGGTAATGCTTGCGGTTATATTGGCTCTTTTGGGAACTTTTCTCTTAATTACAAACGGCTCCACCGGAGAATTAAAAGTGCCATTGGCCTCCGTCGGTTGGGGAATTCTTTCCGGGATTGCCTTGGCATTTTATACGTTATCTTCAGCGCAGATGCTGAAAAAGTGGGATTCGATTATCATTGTCGGCTGGGGAATGGTCATCGGAGGGGGAGGCATGTGTCTCGTTTTTCCTCCTTTTCCGCTACCGGAAGCGGTGCGCTGGGATGAGGAGACGTGGCTGCTTATCTTGTTTGTGGTTGTATTTGGCACTTTATTTGCCTTTTTATTATTTGTCGAAAGCATCCGCTACTTATCACCGGCTGAATCGAGCGTATTATCCAGCGTTGAACCGCTGTCTTCCATCATCGCCTCGATTGCTTTTTTGCATGTCCCGTTTAGCCTGTTTCAGGCCATCGGAGCCGTTTGCGTGATTGCGACCGTTTTTTTGCTATCTTCAAAAAAAGAGAAGCAGCTCTCGCAGCCGACTTGA
- a CDS encoding MFS transporter, which translates to MQVNVQRVAGVQTTVYPILIAISVGHLLNDSMQAVIPALFPILETSMNLSYTQIGWIAFTLNMTSSVMQPVVGFFTDRTPSPYFLPLGMASSLLGMIGLAFAPHFFFVLLSVLFVGFGSAIFHPEGSRVVYFAAGTRRGFAQSIYQVGGNTGNALAPLFTALIFVPFGQKGAVWFTMIAALGIVLLFRVSRWYSLRLKEYGTMQKQGKSGKSGVKNHRNIMFALTLLIFVVFARSWYSAGISNYYQFYLMKHYHVPIQEAQVYLFVFMIAGAIGTFVGGPLADRFGKRNLMLFSTLGTAPFSLMLPYLPLVWVLPVVFLAGFILSLSFSTFVVYAQELLPGNVGMASGLIVGLAFGMGALGAVVLGKIADLYNLNILMILCSFLPLFGALTWWLPKEKSSASQ; encoded by the coding sequence ATGCAAGTAAACGTCCAACGTGTCGCGGGAGTGCAAACAACCGTATATCCTATCTTAATCGCCATTAGTGTGGGGCATCTGTTGAACGACTCGATGCAAGCGGTCATTCCGGCATTGTTTCCGATTTTAGAAACATCGATGAATTTATCGTACACCCAAATCGGCTGGATCGCGTTTACCTTAAATATGACTTCCTCGGTGATGCAACCGGTTGTCGGCTTTTTTACGGACCGGACCCCTTCTCCTTACTTTCTTCCGCTTGGGATGGCATCAAGCTTGCTTGGCATGATAGGACTTGCGTTTGCACCGCATTTCTTCTTTGTCTTATTATCCGTCTTGTTTGTTGGGTTTGGCTCAGCGATTTTTCATCCGGAAGGCTCACGCGTTGTATATTTTGCTGCAGGGACGAGAAGAGGATTTGCCCAATCTATTTACCAAGTGGGCGGGAATACGGGAAATGCCCTTGCTCCACTATTTACGGCACTCATTTTTGTCCCGTTTGGGCAAAAAGGCGCCGTTTGGTTCACCATGATTGCTGCGCTGGGCATCGTTCTTTTGTTTCGTGTGTCGCGATGGTATTCGCTCCGTCTTAAAGAATACGGAACGATGCAGAAACAAGGCAAATCAGGAAAAAGCGGTGTGAAAAACCACCGAAATATTATGTTCGCCTTAACACTATTAATTTTTGTAGTGTTTGCGCGGTCATGGTACTCTGCCGGAATTTCTAATTATTATCAATTTTATTTAATGAAACACTATCATGTGCCGATTCAAGAAGCACAAGTTTATTTGTTTGTGTTTATGATCGCCGGAGCCATCGGCACATTTGTAGGCGGACCGCTGGCGGATCGGTTCGGAAAACGAAATTTAATGTTATTTTCGACGCTCGGCACGGCACCGTTTTCCCTCATGCTTCCATATCTTCCGCTTGTATGGGTGCTGCCTGTCGTTTTTCTTGCTGGGTTCATTTTATCATTAAGTTTTTCCACATTTGTCGTGTATGCCCAAGAACTGCTTCCCGGAAATGTCGGCATGGCGTCGGGGCTGATCGTCGGCCTTGCGTTTGGGATGGGAGCGCTCGGAGCCGTTGTTCTTGGAAAAATTGCTGACTTATATAATTTGAATATTCTTATGATATTGTGCAGTTTTCTCCCGCTGTTTGGGGCGCTCACATGGTGGCTGCCGAAAGAAAAATCGTCCGCTTCCCAATAG
- a CDS encoding YetF domain-containing protein, translated as MKWLHLTVELVTGFILLFLVVKVAGKKLIHQISPFTFISALVLGELLGNALYDNHIHLWYIVYSISLWGALLLLVEYMSQKYLSFRRFSEGEPTVLIRNGIIDDKALKKSRMTLNQLQSLLRQNETFSLREVAFCYLETNGTISVLKKAKYQKTTREDFQLPPHPVHVPVTLIRDGELLRDELQELGKDEQWLNEQLRAYGVTSHQDVFIAEWLEGDGLFVQTYS; from the coding sequence ATGAAATGGCTGCATTTAACAGTGGAGCTTGTGACAGGATTTATACTGTTATTTCTTGTTGTAAAAGTGGCAGGTAAAAAACTGATCCATCAAATAAGCCCATTTACATTTATTTCGGCGCTCGTATTAGGAGAACTGTTAGGAAACGCTCTATATGATAACCATATCCATCTGTGGTATATCGTCTATTCGATATCATTATGGGGAGCGCTATTGTTGCTTGTCGAATACATGAGTCAAAAATATCTCTCGTTCCGGCGCTTTAGCGAAGGAGAGCCGACGGTATTAATCCGCAATGGAATCATTGATGATAAAGCATTGAAAAAAAGCCGGATGACGCTCAATCAGCTGCAAAGCCTGCTGCGGCAAAACGAAACGTTTTCACTGCGGGAGGTCGCTTTTTGCTATTTAGAGACAAACGGAACAATCAGCGTCCTGAAAAAAGCAAAATATCAAAAAACGACGCGGGAAGATTTTCAATTGCCGCCGCATCCTGTCCATGTTCCGGTAACGCTTATCCGCGATGGCGAGCTGCTTCGTGACGAATTGCAGGAACTTGGCAAAGATGAACAATGGCTTAATGAGCAATTGCGTGCCTATGGCGTGACATCGCATCAGGATGTCTTTATTGCTGAATGGCTGGAAGGGGACGGTCTGTTTGTGCAGACATATTCGTAA
- a CDS encoding Ger(x)C family spore germination protein — protein MKRKTAFPLILSIFLLAGCWGAQNIDHLFYVGVIGVDYKDDQFIVYVALTSFTGLAKVESGGAKEKSGIAVGKAKGETFNIATDNLYSSIQRMVSWAHVKSIVFTKRALKKVVLEDVLDVLDRYNEIRNTIWVYATDEPLTKLFFSSAPILHTSPYYSLLASPEESFQQSSFIRPIRLNRFVADIHEPSKTGQLPYLNIAAHNWQEDEEKKLMLNLKGMCFINDYELQKCFDRSKLLGMRWLEKEKSRVTIYVKKSNKVAASITVLHPESKISYQRNGNTPVFNIDVSISGNVIELREKLTEKQLIRLAQKTVEEEIRSLYKLGLKYNIDILNLSETLYRQNPKDWKKFSKNGKIPLTDETLKKINVKISINTSGKEKLR, from the coding sequence TTGAAACGCAAAACAGCCTTTCCCTTGATCCTCTCTATCTTTTTGTTGGCAGGATGCTGGGGAGCACAAAATATTGATCATCTTTTTTATGTTGGTGTTATCGGTGTTGATTATAAGGATGATCAGTTTATCGTTTATGTGGCCCTCACTAGCTTTACCGGATTAGCGAAAGTCGAGAGCGGAGGCGCCAAGGAAAAATCGGGCATTGCCGTTGGAAAAGCCAAAGGCGAAACGTTTAATATCGCCACCGATAATCTGTATTCTTCTATTCAACGAATGGTGTCATGGGCGCATGTGAAAAGTATTGTGTTTACAAAAAGAGCCTTGAAGAAAGTAGTATTAGAAGACGTCTTAGACGTTTTAGACCGATATAACGAAATCAGGAATACAATATGGGTGTATGCGACAGATGAACCGTTAACTAAACTTTTCTTTAGTTCCGCACCAATTTTGCATACATCCCCATACTATTCTTTATTAGCCAGTCCTGAAGAGAGTTTTCAGCAAAGTTCATTTATTCGGCCGATCCGCTTAAATCGCTTTGTAGCTGACATCCATGAGCCTTCCAAAACAGGGCAACTTCCCTATCTCAACATTGCGGCACACAATTGGCAGGAAGATGAAGAAAAAAAGCTGATGTTAAATTTAAAAGGAATGTGCTTTATAAACGATTATGAACTTCAAAAATGTTTTGATCGCTCTAAGTTGCTTGGAATGAGATGGCTGGAAAAAGAAAAAAGCAGGGTCACTATTTATGTGAAAAAAAGCAATAAAGTAGCCGCATCGATCACCGTTCTTCATCCGGAGTCAAAAATTTCCTACCAACGTAACGGAAATACTCCCGTATTTAACATAGACGTATCCATCAGTGGGAATGTGATTGAGTTAAGGGAAAAGTTAACGGAAAAACAGCTAATCCGCCTAGCGCAAAAAACAGTAGAAGAGGAAATAAGAAGCCTCTACAAATTAGGGTTAAAATACAATATCGATATCCTTAACCTTTCGGAAACGTTGTACCGCCAAAACCCAAAAGATTGGAAGAAGTTTTCCAAAAACGGAAAGATTCCATTAACAGATGAAACGTTAAAAAAGATTAACGTCAAAATCTCCATTAATACATCTGGAAAGGAAAAATTGCGGTGA
- a CDS encoding endospore germination permease, whose protein sequence is MNSTPLNTIQLICMFMLFIGLMNHVIVVPLLLDAAGRDAWISTIIALGVLPLWLPLLYFIMKQSKQMNLFLWLKTEFNSAIAYFVAILGSLLLLVISYVTLSDTVTFTTTTYLTRSPDWAILFILTVMCFYNAYYGIPSIAKTAVILLPFAFLFGILVAIATAPHKDYSLLKPIMANGFAPVFKGMIYAGAGCMEIFLILFLQHHLQARFSFKTLFIISFLAASLSIGPTIGAIMEFGPKEAMDLRYPAFEGWRLISLGTYIEYLDFLAVYQWMAGAFIRISLATALIPELFHITNKKTRLWMLIIIYITVFLLSLIPISDDKFLSLLYQLVLPFSLLLIFFLSLFVGMLSLITYVKKRRA, encoded by the coding sequence GTGAATAGCACTCCGTTAAATACCATTCAATTAATTTGCATGTTTATGTTATTCATCGGGCTAATGAATCACGTCATCGTCGTCCCGCTGCTATTAGACGCAGCCGGCCGTGATGCATGGATTTCGACAATCATTGCCCTTGGCGTATTGCCATTATGGCTTCCACTCTTGTATTTTATCATGAAACAATCCAAGCAAATGAATTTGTTTTTATGGTTAAAAACAGAATTTAACAGCGCCATTGCATATTTCGTCGCCATTCTTGGAAGTTTATTATTACTGGTGATCAGCTATGTGACACTCAGCGACACGGTTACGTTTACTACTACTACTTACTTAACGCGCTCACCTGATTGGGCCATTTTGTTCATTTTAACCGTCATGTGCTTTTATAACGCCTACTATGGCATACCATCCATTGCAAAGACAGCTGTCATCCTTTTACCATTCGCTTTTCTTTTTGGGATTTTAGTGGCGATCGCGACGGCGCCGCACAAAGATTATTCCTTATTAAAGCCAATCATGGCGAATGGCTTTGCCCCTGTTTTCAAAGGAATGATTTATGCCGGTGCCGGATGTATGGAAATTTTTCTTATTTTGTTTTTGCAACATCATCTTCAAGCCCGTTTTTCTTTTAAAACGCTGTTCATCATTAGTTTTCTCGCAGCAAGTTTAAGCATTGGCCCGACGATTGGCGCGATCATGGAATTCGGGCCGAAAGAAGCGATGGACTTGCGTTACCCGGCCTTTGAAGGATGGCGGTTAATCAGCTTGGGAACATATATTGAATATCTTGATTTTCTTGCCGTTTATCAATGGATGGCCGGAGCGTTTATCCGAATTTCCCTGGCTACTGCGCTTATACCAGAGCTGTTTCATATAACGAACAAAAAAACGCGATTATGGATGTTAATCATAATTTATATCACCGTTTTCTTATTATCATTGATTCCGATCAGCGACGATAAATTTTTAAGCTTATTATATCAATTGGTTTTGCCGTTTTCATTATTGCTCATTTTTTTTCTCTCTTTATTCGTTGGGATGTTGTCACTCATTACATATGTCAAAAAGAGGAGAGCATAA